In Ruminococcus sp. HUN007, a genomic segment contains:
- a CDS encoding ABC transporter permease (membrane component of a putative sugar ABC transporter system) translates to MKNRKRLTDSNLLLIITIAVFLLMYIGAVAFLGGGFTKPQYFFNILNDNAALIIISCGMSLVMITGGIDISVGAVTSLVCMCCAVHLDFNGGNVFTSMLIALGIGIAFGLIQGFLIAYLEVQPFIVTLAGMFFARGLTTIVNSTQFNVENEQFKALKDTRILLPGIGSYNKNGNFIQAYVEIGVVVALLTVILLFILLKWFRLGRSFYAVGGNAQSANMLGINVKRTKFFAYLICGFLAGIGGFVYFLHVGSGSPSHATGAEMNAIASSIIGGTMLTGGSGNIIGTLFGVMSLSTIKNIVSSLGLDDAWWTNITVAAMICLFIVVQSVVLSRKNKSAR, encoded by the coding sequence ATGAAAAACAGAAAAAGACTGACTGATTCAAATTTGCTTCTTATCATCACAATAGCAGTATTTCTCCTGATGTACATCGGAGCAGTTGCTTTTCTCGGCGGCGGATTTACAAAACCGCAGTATTTCTTCAATATTCTCAATGACAATGCTGCACTGATCATTATATCATGCGGAATGAGCCTTGTAATGATCACAGGCGGTATCGATATCAGTGTCGGCGCAGTTACGTCACTCGTATGTATGTGCTGTGCTGTACATCTTGACTTTAACGGCGGAAATGTGTTCACATCAATGCTGATAGCACTTGGCATCGGTATTGCATTCGGCCTCATACAGGGATTCCTGATAGCATATCTTGAAGTCCAGCCTTTCATAGTAACACTTGCAGGTATGTTCTTCGCAAGAGGTCTTACCACAATAGTAAACAGCACTCAGTTCAATGTTGAAAACGAGCAGTTCAAAGCTCTCAAGGACACACGTATCCTTCTTCCGGGAATCGGTTCATACAACAAAAACGGAAACTTTATTCAGGCTTACGTCGAGATCGGTGTTGTAGTCGCACTTCTTACAGTTATCCTTCTCTTCATCCTTCTCAAGTGGTTCCGTCTCGGACGCAGTTTCTACGCTGTCGGCGGAAACGCACAGAGTGCAAATATGCTTGGCATAAATGTAAAACGAACAAAATTCTTTGCATATCTCATCTGCGGATTCCTCGCAGGTATCGGCGGATTCGTATATTTTCTCCACGTTGGTTCAGGTTCACCTTCACACGCAACCGGTGCTGAAATGAACGCAATTGCTTCTTCCATCATAGGCGGAACAATGCTTACCGGAGGTTCAGGAAATATCATCGGAACTCTGTTCGGAGTAATGTCGCTCAGCACCATTAAGAATATCGTTTCATCACTCGGCCTTGACGACGCATGGTGGACAAATATCACAGTTGCAGCTATGATCTGTCTCTTCATCGTTGTACAGAGTGTGGTTCTTTCAAGAAAGAACAAATCAGCCCGCTGA
- a CDS encoding L-ribulose-5-phosphate 4-epimerase, whose amino-acid sequence MLEELRQKVYEANMELPRRNLVTFTWGNVSGIDRESGIVIIKPSGVEYDELRPGNLVALDLDGNVVEGKLNPSSDTKTHIELYRKYPEIGGIVHTHSPHAVAWAQAVRDIPCYGTTHADYFYGPVPCTRELTKAELNEDYEKNTGKVIIETFESRNLDVNAVPGVICASHGPFTWGKDAAKAVYHAVVLEEVAKMALMTEQLKKDAVPAPDYLQDKHYMRKHGPNAYYGQKK is encoded by the coding sequence ATGCTTGAAGAATTAAGACAGAAAGTTTACGAAGCCAATATGGAACTTCCGAGAAGAAATCTTGTAACATTTACATGGGGAAACGTTTCCGGCATCGACCGTGAAAGCGGTATCGTGATCATAAAGCCATCAGGCGTGGAATATGATGAGCTCAGACCGGGTAATCTCGTTGCTCTTGATCTTGACGGAAACGTAGTCGAAGGAAAACTGAATCCTTCGTCTGATACAAAGACTCACATCGAACTTTACAGGAAATATCCTGAGATCGGCGGTATAGTACATACACACAGTCCTCATGCTGTTGCATGGGCACAGGCTGTAAGGGATATTCCATGCTACGGTACAACACACGCTGACTACTTCTACGGTCCTGTACCGTGTACAAGAGAGCTTACAAAGGCTGAACTCAATGAAGACTATGAAAAGAACACAGGAAAAGTGATCATTGAGACATTTGAAAGCAGAAACCTTGATGTAAATGCAGTTCCGGGCGTTATATGCGCAAGCCACGGTCCTTTTACGTGGGGAAAAGACGCCGCAAAGGCTGTTTACCATGCAGTTGTACTTGAAGAAGTTGCTAAAATGGCTCTTATGACTGAACAGCTGAAAAAAGACGCAGTTCCTGCGCCTGATTATCTTCAGGACAAACACTACATGCGCAAGCACGGTCCGAATGCCTACTACGGACAGAAAAAGTAA
- a CDS encoding helix-turn-helix domain-containing protein, with amino-acid sequence MNEELKRVYIDRMVENLTVLRAKLGVTQSELAEIAGISRQTILSVEKKQRGMTWNMFLALLYIFTANEKTVPLVDLFEIRTNELVEAMQGKKK; translated from the coding sequence ATGAATGAAGAATTAAAAAGAGTTTATATCGACAGAATGGTTGAGAACCTTACAGTTCTCAGAGCAAAGCTCGGCGTTACACAGTCTGAACTTGCTGAGATCGCCGGAATCAGCCGACAGACTATTCTTTCTGTAGAAAAGAAGCAGCGTGGTATGACATGGAACATGTTCCTTGCTCTTCTCTACATTTTCACTGCAAATGAAAAGACAGTTCCTCTTGTTGACCTCTTCGAGATCAGAACAAACGAACTTGTTGAAGCAATGCAGGGCAAGAAGAAATAA
- the araA gene encoding L-arabinose isomerase: MKKYEFWFVVGSQLLYGEEVLDTVARRAEEMAKFLSSKLPFPVVYKVTAKSSDEISSVIREANYRDECAGIITWCHTFSPSKMWISGLNSLQKPWCHFATQYNREIPNEEIDMDFMNLNQAAHGDREHGFIGARLRSARKIIAGYWKDEDVQKRLASWMKSAVGAAFSKEVRVMRFGDNMRDVAVTEGDKVEAQKKFGWQVNTWATGDLVKEMSKVTEAEIDALMEEYKSSYDIATDNTDAIRYQAKEEIAMEKMLKREKCTAFSNTFQDLYGMEQLPGLASQHLMSKGYGYGGEGDWKVSALTAIMKVMGENGNGASAFMEDYTYHLVPGSEYSLGAHMLEVCPSLAADRPRIETHHLGIGMNEKDPARLVFEGKAGEGIVACIIDMGGRFRLIIQDIEAVKPIMDMPNLPVARVMWKALPDLRTGLECWICAGGAHHTVLSYDVTAEQMIDWARIMDIECVHITKDTTVESLERELLVNDLVWKLK, encoded by the coding sequence ATGAAAAAATATGAATTCTGGTTTGTTGTGGGCTCACAGCTTCTTTACGGTGAGGAAGTTCTTGATACAGTTGCCCGTAGAGCAGAGGAAATGGCAAAATTCCTTTCTTCAAAACTCCCGTTCCCTGTTGTCTATAAAGTAACTGCGAAAAGCAGCGATGAGATCAGTTCAGTGATCCGTGAAGCAAATTACAGAGATGAGTGTGCAGGTATCATCACATGGTGCCACACATTCTCACCAAGCAAAATGTGGATAAGCGGACTTAACTCCCTTCAGAAACCATGGTGCCACTTTGCCACACAGTACAACCGAGAAATACCGAATGAAGAAATCGACATGGATTTCATGAACCTTAACCAGGCTGCTCACGGTGACAGAGAACACGGATTTATCGGCGCAAGACTCCGCAGTGCCAGAAAGATAATAGCTGGCTACTGGAAAGATGAAGATGTTCAGAAAAGACTTGCTTCATGGATGAAGTCTGCAGTCGGCGCTGCATTTTCAAAGGAAGTCCGCGTAATGCGTTTCGGCGACAACATGCGTGATGTTGCTGTTACTGAAGGCGACAAGGTAGAAGCACAGAAGAAGTTCGGCTGGCAGGTAAACACATGGGCAACCGGGGATCTTGTAAAGGAAATGTCAAAGGTAACTGAAGCCGAAATCGACGCTCTTATGGAAGAATACAAGAGCTCGTATGACATTGCCACTGACAACACAGATGCCATTCGCTATCAGGCTAAGGAAGAGATCGCTATGGAAAAAATGCTGAAGCGCGAAAAATGCACGGCTTTCAGCAATACTTTCCAGGATCTTTACGGTATGGAACAGCTTCCTGGGCTTGCTTCACAGCACCTTATGTCAAAGGGCTACGGCTATGGCGGTGAAGGCGACTGGAAGGTATCTGCCCTCACAGCCATCATGAAAGTCATGGGCGAAAACGGAAACGGCGCTTCTGCATTCATGGAAGACTACACCTACCATCTTGTTCCTGGTTCAGAATACAGCCTCGGTGCACACATGCTTGAGGTTTGCCCTTCCCTTGCTGCTGACAGACCGAGGATCGAAACTCATCACCTCGGAATCGGCATGAACGAAAAGGACCCTGCCCGTCTTGTATTCGAAGGAAAAGCCGGTGAAGGTATTGTAGCCTGCATCATCGATATGGGCGGACGTTTCAGACTCATCATTCAGGATATTGAGGCTGTAAAACCTATTATGGATATGCCGAACCTCCCTGTTGCACGAGTAATGTGGAAAGCACTTCCTGATCTGAGAACAGGTCTTGAATGCTGGATATGCGCCGGAGGTGCTCATCATACAGTACTCAGCTACGATGTAACTGCTGAACAGATGATCGACTGGGCAAGAATCATGGATATCGAATGCGTTCATATAACAAAGGATACAACAGTTGAAAGCCTTGAACGTGAACTCCTTGTAAACGATCTTGTATGGAAACTGAAATAA
- a CDS encoding VanZ family protein — protein sequence MFRKIYDKRKEITNLIFLLYILAVLSLTFIVRETMVFRTPGSRGVVMEPFRELQAMIEQPNHFFWFMQITLNVLLFIPFGFLLPCVSRYFRSSIATVASGFCFSCFIEMMQYITGRGLTEADDIITNTAGAAAGVFIYWTAVVLKERSLMKL from the coding sequence ATGTTCAGAAAAATCTATGATAAACGGAAAGAGATCACAAATCTGATTTTTCTGCTTTATATACTTGCTGTTCTTTCTCTTACATTTATCGTACGTGAGACAATGGTATTCCGTACACCCGGCAGCAGGGGAGTGGTAATGGAACCTTTCCGTGAACTGCAGGCGATGATAGAACAGCCGAATCATTTTTTCTGGTTCATGCAGATAACTCTTAATGTTTTACTGTTTATTCCTTTCGGATTTCTTCTGCCGTGTGTAAGCAGATACTTCAGAAGCTCGATAGCCACTGTGGCATCAGGATTCTGTTTTTCGTGCTTTATTGAAATGATGCAGTACATAACCGGCAGAGGACTTACAGAAGCTGATGATATTATAACCAACACTGCAGGAGCTGCGGCAGGAGTTTTTATTTACTGGACTGCTGTGGTCCTGAAAGAAAGATCATTAATGAAACTCTGA
- a CDS encoding FGGY-family carbohydrate kinase: protein MSTNENKFRNCLGIEFGSTRIKAVVTDNRFEPVSSGDYTWKSSYTGKIWTYDLDEVWKGLNEALKKADTSNVDAAGISGMMHGYLAFDSDWNLLVPFRTWQNTITGKAAEELTELFDFNIPQRWSIAHLYQAVLNGEEHISKLAHITTLAGYVHYMLTGVNAVGIGEASGIFPVDSETSDYDSRMLDKFDKLMADMNCPVKIREVLPKVLTAGETAGKLTEAGAALIGNALEAGIPFAPPEGDAGTGMTATNAVAPGTGNVSAGTSVFSMIVLDKPLSRVYPEIDMVTTPTGKPVAMVHCNNCTNDMNAWVNIFKEAVSLYTGKEVSDDIFTKLYEKSLEGDADCGGVIVNNYLAGESITHFDEGCPMVLRNAESSFNLANLTRSMLYSTIATLKIGMDILADENVKIRSLTGHGGLFKTPVVGQKYLAAACGAPVTVMKTAGEGGPYGMALLAAYMLCRKDSGTLEEFLNEKVFVNTEISVLSPEKTDTEGFENYMEKYKKSLDVERTAVISM, encoded by the coding sequence ATGAGTACAAATGAAAATAAATTCAGAAACTGTCTCGGAATTGAGTTCGGATCAACACGTATAAAGGCTGTAGTCACAGATAACAGATTTGAACCGGTCTCATCCGGAGACTATACATGGAAAAGTTCATATACCGGAAAAATATGGACCTACGACCTTGACGAAGTATGGAAAGGTCTTAATGAAGCTCTGAAAAAAGCAGATACCTCAAATGTTGATGCAGCCGGTATCTCAGGAATGATGCACGGTTATCTTGCATTTGACAGCGACTGGAATCTTCTTGTTCCATTCCGTACCTGGCAGAACACAATAACCGGCAAAGCTGCTGAGGAACTCACAGAGCTCTTTGATTTCAACATTCCGCAGAGATGGAGTATAGCTCATCTTTATCAGGCTGTACTGAACGGTGAGGAGCACATTTCAAAACTGGCGCATATAACAACGCTGGCCGGATACGTGCACTATATGCTTACCGGTGTAAACGCGGTCGGTATCGGTGAAGCTTCAGGTATCTTCCCTGTTGACAGTGAAACTTCTGACTACGACAGCAGAATGCTTGACAAATTCGATAAGCTCATGGCAGACATGAACTGCCCGGTAAAAATAAGAGAAGTTCTTCCGAAGGTCCTGACTGCAGGAGAAACAGCCGGAAAACTTACGGAGGCCGGTGCAGCACTTATCGGAAATGCACTTGAAGCCGGAATTCCTTTCGCTCCTCCTGAGGGAGATGCCGGAACCGGCATGACAGCCACAAATGCTGTAGCACCGGGAACAGGCAATGTATCAGCCGGCACTTCAGTATTTTCGATGATCGTGCTTGACAAACCTTTAAGCAGGGTTTATCCGGAAATCGACATGGTAACTACCCCGACAGGCAAACCTGTTGCCATGGTACACTGCAACAACTGCACCAACGACATGAATGCCTGGGTAAACATTTTTAAGGAAGCTGTTTCACTGTACACCGGAAAAGAAGTATCAGACGATATTTTCACAAAGCTTTATGAAAAAAGCCTTGAAGGTGACGCAGACTGCGGCGGAGTTATTGTAAACAACTATCTTGCCGGTGAAAGCATCACACATTTTGACGAAGGCTGCCCGATGGTATTAAGAAACGCAGAAAGCAGCTTCAATCTCGCCAATCTCACCCGTTCAATGCTCTATTCAACGATAGCAACACTTAAAATAGGCATGGACATACTGGCTGATGAAAATGTAAAGATAAGATCACTGACCGGACACGGCGGTCTGTTCAAGACTCCTGTGGTAGGCCAGAAATATCTTGCAGCAGCCTGCGGTGCTCCCGTTACTGTTATGAAAACAGCCGGCGAAGGAGGACCTTACGGAATGGCACTTCTTGCAGCTTACATGCTCTGCAGAAAGGATTCCGGAACACTTGAGGAATTTTTAAATGAAAAGGTATTTGTAAACACTGAGATTTCAGTACTTTCACCTGAAAAAACAGATACCGAAGGTTTTGAAAACTATATGGAAAAATATAAAAAATCACTGGATGTTGAACGCACCGCAGTTATTTCAATGTAA
- a CDS encoding PIN domain-containing protein has product METYYLIDFENVSTGGFSGCELLGSSDHIHVFFTDKSTKFDLNILHRHRAASLEIHKVPCGNQSADMHIVSYLGYLVGKNSGKNFECIIVSKDTDFDNIIRFWTEAENVSVKRTPVIKSAPVSTEKKNKKQTHDKKEKKADVSGSVNNRKNR; this is encoded by the coding sequence TTGGAAACATATTATTTAATCGATTTTGAAAACGTCAGTACAGGGGGATTTTCCGGATGTGAGCTGCTCGGAAGCAGCGATCATATCCATGTATTTTTCACGGACAAATCAACGAAGTTTGACCTGAATATTCTGCACCGGCACAGGGCAGCGTCGCTCGAGATACATAAGGTACCATGCGGCAACCAGTCCGCTGATATGCATATAGTATCATATCTTGGCTATCTTGTAGGAAAGAACAGCGGAAAGAATTTTGAATGTATAATAGTAAGCAAGGACACGGACTTTGACAATATCATCAGATTCTGGACAGAAGCCGAAAACGTATCAGTAAAAAGAACCCCGGTGATAAAGAGCGCTCCGGTCAGCACGGAAAAAAAGAACAAAAAGCAGACACATGACAAAAAGGAAAAGAAAGCCGATGTTTCCGGCAGTGTAAATAACAGAAAAAACAGATAA
- the ectB gene encoding diaminobutyrate--2-oxoglutarate transaminase — MMFETFEKYESNVRSYCRKYPVVFDEAKNAELFSEQGERYIDFLAVAGSVNYGHNNPEIKAAVLDYLSSDRIINALDMYTKAKREFIEALENLILIPRKLDYKVMCCGSTGTNAIEAALKLARKNTGRTNVFAFSGAFHGMSMGSLACTTDRISREGAGVPLDNVSFMPYCNSRIDSIEYLKEVLEDDHSGFDKPAAVILETVQAEGGINVADAEWLKAVRKICDDHGIVMIVDDIQVGNGRTGTFFSFERAGIVPDMVVLSKSISGLGMPMSIVLVRPELDIFRPAEHNGTFRGNQLAFVGSKAGIEYYNNHNLESDVKRKSAIIEKFLNERIASLDKRISIRGIGFIWGIDLNGIDPKLAIECVHKAFDNKLILEVAGRHDGVLKVMPPLTIEDNVLVEGLEILEKSIKEVL, encoded by the coding sequence ATGATGTTTGAAACTTTTGAAAAATACGAATCAAATGTAAGATCCTACTGCAGAAAATATCCTGTAGTTTTTGATGAAGCAAAAAATGCTGAACTGTTTTCAGAACAGGGCGAAAGATATATTGATTTCCTTGCTGTTGCAGGTTCAGTAAACTACGGACACAATAATCCGGAAATAAAGGCTGCTGTTCTTGATTATCTGAGCAGTGACCGTATTATCAACGCTCTTGATATGTATACAAAAGCGAAAAGAGAGTTTATTGAAGCTCTTGAAAACCTTATACTCATACCAAGAAAACTCGACTATAAAGTAATGTGCTGCGGTTCAACAGGTACAAATGCAATAGAAGCTGCACTCAAGCTTGCGCGAAAGAATACAGGAAGAACCAATGTATTTGCATTTTCAGGCGCATTCCACGGAATGTCAATGGGAAGCCTTGCATGCACTACTGACAGAATAAGCCGTGAGGGAGCAGGAGTTCCTCTTGACAATGTTTCCTTTATGCCTTACTGCAACAGCCGTATTGATTCAATAGAATACCTTAAGGAAGTTCTTGAAGATGATCACTCCGGTTTTGACAAGCCGGCAGCTGTAATTCTTGAAACAGTCCAGGCTGAAGGCGGCATCAATGTTGCTGATGCAGAATGGTTAAAGGCCGTAAGAAAGATATGCGATGACCACGGAATAGTAATGATCGTGGATGACATTCAGGTCGGAAACGGCAGAACAGGTACATTCTTCTCATTTGAAAGAGCAGGTATAGTGCCTGACATGGTAGTGCTTTCAAAGTCTATAAGCGGTCTTGGAATGCCTATGTCCATCGTTCTTGTCCGCCCTGAACTCGATATTTTCCGTCCTGCGGAACACAACGGAACATTCAGAGGAAATCAGCTTGCATTTGTCGGAAGCAAGGCAGGTATTGAGTACTACAATAACCATAATCTCGAAAGCGATGTAAAGCGCAAATCAGCAATAATAGAAAAGTTCCTCAATGAACGTATTGCTTCTCTTGATAAAAGGATCAGCATCAGAGGAATCGGCTTCATCTGGGGCATTGACCTGAACGGGATCGATCCTAAGCTTGCGATCGAATGCGTGCACAAGGCTTTTGACAATAAGCTTATACTTGAAGTTGCCGGCAGACATGACGGTGTCCTCAAGGTAATGCCTCCTCTTACAATAGAAGACAATGTTCTTGTCGAAGGACTTGAGATCCTTGAAAAGTCGATAAAGGAAGTTCTTTAA
- the pncB gene encoding nicotinate phosphoribosyltransferase, with product MKLEPIVISLLDTDLYKFNMDQVIFHRHTDLCGQYFFKCRNRDVVFTPEMVKEINEQIDHLCTLTFRKEELDYLRSIRFIKKDYVEFLRLWRPIRDYVTAKLDDNGELYIEVNGPLFSAMQFEIYLLEIVNEVYFRMKYDYEKLRRSAEERLDAKIKGLNDGTYTFSFAEFGCRRRLSREWEDVVVRRLVTETKNCVGTSNVYLAMKYNVTPIGTYAHEFVQMYQGIDSIPLAYTNHYAMRDWYNEYDGDNGTALTDTVTTDLFLLDFNRSMVNNYTGVRHDSGDPYAWGDRMIAHYKKYGVDPKTKLLLFSDSLDFDRAQKLYDYFSGKTKVSFGIGTFCSNDTEEQALNIVIKLQYVNGRPVAKLSDDPGKAMCRDEDYLGYLKRSVKFRLEREADK from the coding sequence ATGAAACTTGAGCCGATCGTCATTTCACTTCTTGATACTGATCTTTACAAGTTCAACATGGATCAGGTTATCTTTCACAGACACACTGATCTGTGCGGGCAGTATTTCTTCAAGTGCCGTAACAGGGATGTGGTTTTCACTCCGGAGATGGTCAAAGAGATAAACGAACAGATAGATCATCTCTGTACGCTTACATTCAGAAAGGAAGAACTTGACTATCTCCGTTCCATACGTTTTATTAAGAAGGACTACGTTGAGTTTTTAAGACTCTGGCGTCCGATAAGGGATTATGTAACAGCAAAGCTCGACGATAACGGTGAACTTTACATAGAAGTAAACGGCCCGCTTTTCTCAGCAATGCAGTTCGAGATCTATCTTCTTGAGATCGTCAATGAAGTTTACTTCCGTATGAAGTACGATTATGAGAAACTCCGCAGATCAGCTGAAGAAAGACTTGACGCAAAGATAAAGGGACTCAATGACGGTACCTATACTTTCAGTTTTGCTGAATTCGGCTGCCGCAGAAGACTTTCGCGTGAGTGGGAGGATGTGGTCGTAAGAAGACTGGTTACGGAAACAAAGAACTGCGTAGGTACTTCAAACGTATATCTTGCAATGAAGTACAACGTAACGCCGATAGGAACATATGCACATGAATTTGTACAGATGTATCAGGGCATTGATTCGATCCCGCTTGCATACACAAACCACTATGCAATGCGTGACTGGTATAATGAGTACGACGGTGATAACGGTACGGCTCTGACGGATACAGTAACAACAGATCTGTTTCTGCTCGACTTTAACCGTTCCATGGTAAACAACTATACAGGTGTTCGTCATGACAGCGGCGACCCTTATGCGTGGGGCGACAGGATGATCGCACATTATAAAAAGTACGGCGTTGATCCGAAGACGAAGCTTCTTCTCTTCAGCGACAGCCTTGACTTTGACAGAGCACAGAAGCTCTATGACTATTTCAGCGGAAAGACAAAGGTTTCGTTCGGCATAGGAACGTTCTGCTCAAACGATACCGAGGAGCAGGCTCTCAATATAGTGATCAAGCTTCAGTATGTAAACGGCAGACCTGTTGCCAAGCTTTCAGATGATCCGGGCAAGGCTATGTGCCGTGATGAGGATTACCTCGGATATCTCAAACGTTCAGTGAAATTCAGACTTGAGCGTGAAGCAGATAAATAA
- a CDS encoding DUF3990 domain-containing protein: MGKTLVYHGSYTEVKVPEIIVGRNTKDFGTGFYCTIIKEQSERWAKRYSTPVVNVYSLLIDESLDILEFKEMTDEWLDFIIDCRSGKPHDHDIVIGAMADDQIYNYVSDYIEGVITREQFWALARFKYPTHQISFCSERSLKCIKFERSEVPMK; this comes from the coding sequence ATGGGCAAAACTCTTGTATATCACGGTAGTTATACCGAAGTAAAAGTGCCGGAAATAATAGTCGGCAGAAACACAAAGGATTTTGGTACAGGTTTTTACTGTACGATTATAAAAGAACAGTCGGAACGATGGGCGAAAAGATACAGCACACCGGTGGTAAATGTTTATTCACTACTTATAGACGAGTCGCTGGATATTCTCGAATTCAAAGAGATGACAGATGAATGGCTAGATTTTATCATCGACTGCAGGAGCGGCAAACCGCATGATCATGATATTGTTATCGGTGCTATGGCTGATGATCAGATATATAACTATGTTTCTGATTATATTGAAGGAGTTATCACTCGTGAACAGTTCTGGGCGCTTGCCAGATTCAAATATCCTACTCATCAGATAAGCTTCTGTTCTGAAAGATCACTTAAGTGCATAAAATTTGAACGTTCGGAGGTACCAATGAAATGA